In Methylomagnum ishizawai, one DNA window encodes the following:
- a CDS encoding SRPBCC family protein, which produces MLKLVRPVLAGVAYLAAFGAAAHGPTPQKVVETVEIAAPIDRVWQAVADFGGIAVWNPALKASEGNGNQPGAKRVLTFANGEKLEEDLDTYDPATHEYDYRMSRANTAALPASSYSVVFRLIPKDQGTQVEWKSRLYRGDTGNEPPPNLTDEAAVEAMRHFFQAGLNNLKARLEKAN; this is translated from the coding sequence ATGTTGAAACTTGTACGCCCGGTCCTGGCCGGTGTCGCTTATCTGGCCGCGTTCGGTGCCGCCGCCCATGGCCCGACCCCGCAAAAAGTGGTCGAAACGGTCGAGATCGCCGCACCCATCGACCGGGTGTGGCAGGCGGTGGCGGACTTCGGCGGCATCGCGGTCTGGAATCCCGCGCTCAAGGCCAGCGAGGGCAACGGCAACCAGCCCGGTGCCAAGCGCGTCCTGACCTTCGCCAACGGCGAGAAGCTGGAGGAGGATTTGGACACCTACGATCCCGCCACCCATGAATACGACTACCGGATGAGCCGGGCCAACACCGCCGCGCTGCCAGCCAGTTCCTATTCGGTGGTGTTCCGGCTCATACCGAAGGACCAGGGCACCCAAGTCGAATGGAAAAGCCGATTGTACCGGGGCGACACCGGCAACGAGCCGCCGCCGAATTTGACCGACGAGGCGGCGGTCGAAGCGATGCGCCATTTCTTCCAGGCCGGGCTGAATAACCTCAAGGCCCGGTTGGAAAAGGCGAATTGA
- the pqqA gene encoding pyrroloquinoline quinone precursor peptide PqqA has translation MIWETPTYTDLRFGFEVTMYIYNR, from the coding sequence ATGATCTGGGAAACACCGACCTACACCGATCTGCGTTTCGGTTTCGAGGTCACGATGTACATCTACAATCGCTGA
- a CDS encoding vWA domain-containing protein, with product MVTRLWRDAAGRRLAAALLLAGLACLPWSAEREQPVFSYIAVVDITRSMTVEDYRIDAVPVSRLDFVKRALREAVAGLPCGSRFGLGVFTERNTALLFEPIETCAGFPAIAAALDRLDWRMAWAADSRIAAGLLNTLETLARYDADLVFVTDGQEAPPLNPRYRPRLDAVRGKMRGLVLGAGGLVPMPIPKFDEAGRQTGFVAPDEVPHRSTFGLSEMAPEEIEGYHARNAPFGNATGPATEHLSALREDYLRQLAAESGLDYQRLLGGEGLGHALSRPEFAKTARVRAGLSDWPAGLALAALVAAYGVGWKAKAFRPRTRLPARPDP from the coding sequence ATGGTGACGCGGCTGTGGCGCGACGCGGCGGGCCGACGCTTGGCGGCGGCGCTGCTGCTGGCCGGGCTGGCCTGCCTGCCTTGGAGCGCGGAGCGGGAACAGCCGGTATTCAGCTATATCGCCGTGGTGGATATCACCCGCAGCATGACGGTCGAGGATTACCGAATCGACGCCGTGCCGGTCAGCCGCCTGGACTTCGTGAAGCGGGCTTTGCGCGAGGCGGTGGCCGGCCTGCCCTGCGGCTCGCGCTTCGGCCTCGGCGTCTTCACCGAGCGCAACACCGCCCTGCTGTTCGAGCCTATCGAAACCTGCGCGGGCTTCCCGGCCATCGCCGCCGCCCTCGACCGGCTGGATTGGCGCATGGCCTGGGCCGCCGATAGCCGTATCGCCGCCGGGCTGCTGAATACCCTGGAAACCCTGGCCCGCTACGACGCCGACCTGGTGTTCGTCACCGACGGCCAGGAAGCCCCGCCGCTCAATCCGCGTTACCGGCCCCGCCTCGACGCGGTGCGCGGCAAGATGCGCGGGCTGGTGCTGGGCGCGGGGGGCTTGGTGCCCATGCCCATCCCCAAATTCGACGAGGCGGGCCGCCAGACCGGGTTCGTAGCCCCGGACGAGGTGCCGCATCGTTCCACTTTCGGCCTGTCGGAAATGGCCCCGGAGGAGATCGAAGGCTACCACGCCCGCAACGCGCCCTTCGGTAACGCCACCGGTCCAGCAACCGAGCATCTTTCGGCCCTGCGGGAAGATTACCTGCGCCAGCTCGCCGCCGAAAGCGGGCTGGACTATCAGCGCCTCCTGGGCGGGGAAGGTTTGGGCCATGCCCTATCGCGCCCGGAGTTCGCCAAGACGGCGCGGGTCCGGGCCGGGCTTTCCGACTGGCCCGCGGGGCTGGCCTTGGCCGCGCTGGTGGCGGCGTATGGAGTGGGTTGGAAGGCGAAGGCTTTCCGTCCGCGGACCCGATTGCCGGCGCGGCCCGATCCGTAG
- a CDS encoding DUF58 domain-containing protein, with amino-acid sequence MKPAEFTYRVPGRATHPRPGAHRSRRDGEGQAFRHLAPLLSHPDPRRLDLRASLTDPFGQFRVRLYEQRSAVQVFALLDLSGSMGHRGIHPKMAVLADFVAGLAASVYRQGDTLGLWGAAEKIHPEFCLPPTRQPGPAFRLAGRLRRYAPHGSHCRGLGLAGRMLPRRRSLVFLVSDCHAPLAALRDILAGLAQHDLVPVVIWDEAEILPQGRGLIRLADLEGGGDQLLALRPALRARLEDHFRQRRARLGTLFRQAGREPLFLTGGFDADRISRYFLEAA; translated from the coding sequence GTGAAACCCGCCGAATTCACCTACCGCGTGCCGGGCCGGGCCACCCATCCCCGTCCCGGTGCCCACCGCAGTCGGCGGGATGGCGAAGGCCAGGCGTTCCGCCATCTCGCGCCCTTGTTGAGCCATCCCGACCCACGCCGCCTGGACCTCCGGGCCAGCCTCACCGATCCTTTCGGCCAATTCCGGGTGCGGCTGTACGAACAACGCTCCGCCGTCCAGGTGTTCGCCCTCCTCGACCTGTCCGGCTCCATGGGCCACCGGGGCATTCATCCGAAAATGGCGGTACTGGCCGATTTCGTCGCGGGCTTGGCGGCATCGGTCTACCGCCAGGGCGATACCTTGGGCCTTTGGGGCGCGGCGGAAAAAATCCACCCCGAATTCTGCCTGCCGCCGACCCGCCAACCCGGCCCGGCCTTCCGCTTGGCCGGGCGCTTGCGCCGCTACGCGCCGCATGGCAGCCATTGCCGGGGCTTGGGGCTGGCCGGGCGGATGTTGCCGCGCCGCCGCAGCTTGGTGTTCCTGGTGTCGGATTGCCACGCGCCCCTGGCCGCGCTGCGCGACATCCTGGCCGGGTTGGCCCAGCACGATCTGGTGCCGGTGGTGATCTGGGATGAGGCCGAAATCCTGCCGCAAGGCCGCGGCTTGATCCGGCTGGCCGACCTCGAAGGCGGCGGCGACCAACTCCTGGCCCTGCGCCCGGCCTTGAGGGCGCGTCTGGAAGACCATTTCCGCCAGCGCCGCGCCCGGCTGGGCACCCTGTTCCGCCAAGCCGGGCGGGAACCTTTGTTCCTGACCGGTGGTTTCGATGCCGACCGCATCAGCCGTTATTTCCTGGAGGCGGCATGA
- a CDS encoding vWA domain-containing protein — protein sequence MSLGFTQPLWLWLVPLATLPLCSSLFVPVGYPWNALLPGDTGSRALDYGLRLLGVLAFVGLILGLAGPYLRESSVERVGQGANLVLLLDRSRSMDDSFAGRTPGGGEEAKSAAAVRLLDQFIDSRPHDRIGVAAFSTGPLFVLPFTDNREAVAAAVRAAGLPGLAQTHVAKGLALALSYFEGGGSPGSRAVLLVSDGAAVIDRQSEALLRRAFVERGVRLYWIFLRTAGNPGLFELPEAVDDTPEARPERHLHLFFESLGIPYRAYEAENPEALGRAMADIDRLENLPLRYTETHPRQPLDVYAYALAVVALAGLAVAKCSEVEPCPAR from the coding sequence ATGAGCCTCGGTTTCACCCAACCCCTTTGGCTGTGGCTGGTTCCCCTGGCCACGCTGCCATTATGTAGCTCGCTGTTCGTGCCAGTCGGCTACCCTTGGAACGCGCTGCTACCGGGCGATACCGGCTCGCGGGCGCTGGATTATGGCTTGCGCCTGTTGGGCGTATTGGCCTTCGTCGGCTTGATCCTGGGGCTGGCCGGTCCTTACCTGCGGGAATCTAGCGTCGAGCGGGTCGGCCAGGGGGCCAACCTCGTCTTGCTGCTGGACCGTAGCCGTAGCATGGACGACAGCTTCGCCGGACGGACACCGGGCGGCGGCGAAGAAGCCAAATCGGCGGCGGCGGTGCGCCTGTTGGACCAGTTCATCGACAGCCGTCCGCACGACCGCATCGGCGTCGCCGCCTTCAGTACCGGACCCTTGTTCGTGCTGCCATTCACCGACAACCGCGAGGCGGTGGCCGCCGCTGTGCGGGCGGCGGGATTGCCCGGTCTGGCCCAGACCCATGTTGCCAAGGGTTTGGCCCTGGCCTTGTCCTATTTCGAAGGCGGCGGTTCCCCCGGCTCGCGGGCGGTGCTGCTGGTTTCGGACGGCGCGGCGGTGATCGACCGCCAGAGCGAAGCCTTGCTGCGCCGTGCCTTCGTCGAGCGCGGCGTTCGGCTGTATTGGATTTTCCTGCGCACGGCGGGCAATCCCGGCTTGTTCGAGTTGCCGGAGGCCGTGGACGACACCCCGGAAGCCCGCCCGGAACGCCACCTGCATTTATTCTTCGAAAGCCTCGGCATCCCCTACCGTGCCTATGAAGCGGAAAACCCGGAAGCCTTGGGCCGGGCCATGGCCGATATCGACCGCCTGGAAAACCTGCCCCTGCGTTATACCGAAACCCATCCACGCCAGCCTTTGGACGTTTATGCCTATGCGCTGGCAGTGGTGGCGCTGGCCGGGCTGGCCGTCGCCAAATGCAGCGAGGTCGAACCATGTCCTGCGCGTTGA